Sequence from the Ictalurus furcatus strain D&B chromosome 25, Billie_1.0, whole genome shotgun sequence genome:
gagagagattttatgcTGCTCAGGTGGAAACTTAACCTCAAAGTGAAAGCCCTGCACAATTAATTCCATATTGCAACGTTACCTATTGTTTGGTGCATATTTGTTTTTTGAGTTGTCTATGAAGTTATTGTTATCAAAAAGTTACTGAAAAAACATgtttcttataataataaaatattcactttTGCAATGGctcttaaaaatttttttttaaaaatgcattaaccaaaaatgaaaaatagctCTTTGGTGTAAAAAGGTTCCCGCCCCCTGGcttatatgctcattggcaaactgtagtctagGGAGGCACGCCACCCATGCagatcaaatttgtgcaatctctttctgattgtagaaacatgcactttgacaccaacagctgcaagacttaacagatcctgtgatgaaattttggggctCTTGGAGATTACCTTTGGCATCAGACTGTCTGCTGGGATTTGGCTGgaaatttgctgggacggccagtccggGACAAactggcagttgtttgaaaaaCTGCGCCACTAgtatattattttccttacagtggaatgatgtatttcagataatttggagatctttttaaatcccttgccagactcataggcatccacaacattttttctgaaggccttacagaactctttagctcttggcatgatgacaccacacacctcaataacaaagggaacaccagacactagatatgagaggggtataaatgagacaggttccacctgcactccctaagcaggttctaatcactggcacccaatcttcaacacctgatcctagttttatggatttgatggtgtgataaatataggggtgtacttactttttctatgTGACTGAtctttgcttgtccaaatatgtcaaaaaagccaacaatttctatggggtgtacttacttttttacatgactgtaaCTCAAAATATCTCTAGGGGTCAGGCATTAATTGCTGCTTTCGCTTTTTGTAATGCTTGGTGAACAGACGGACATCTGCAAAATCTCTCATTCTGCCTTTTCTGCTGATGCAGATTAAATTCCTGCAAGGCCAAGCCCATCTATTTTATTTCCACATTCCCTTgttccatctcctcctccaggctaactcctccttcccctaccTCCTTTtgttctctcactttctctccctTGTTATTTTGATCAGCACGATGGAGGGGATTCCTGCCAATCTGGTAATTTTGCACCACTCCATAGGCATTAGCATACTGATTAAGTGGAACAGCCTTGTCAGTGATACTGCTGATCAAAGAGAGAGCCTCTCCCTTCTGACTCTCACTACCAGGGCTCAAGATGTGCCAAAAGGTCAGGAGACAAAGCGTGAGAGCAAacaacagagacagatagagagagagacagacagagatgagaAACAAAGATACCTTATGGATATTAAAGATACAAGGCATTTCTCTGACTGAGTAGGTGTGAAGACACCGTTACCAATGTGAAGCACTCTCTGTTGCAGTGCTGTGGTCTGGAGGAAGGGCTCGTCCCTGCATGAGTGCACCACTGTTCCCACCAGCTCTGAACTGGATGCCAAAATGCGAGCGTTCTCCTCGTTCACATTAACACCCGCCATGGACGCCACGTCATTtaggtcatcatcatcactaatTCACAAAAGCACATGGACATACATGCCCAATGAGAGattcaataaatacatttctgtttctATACGTATTAGTAATTTTATCACGAATAGGTTTATAGGTTCACCTTGTAAGTATAAAATTACTGACTAGCCTGTTATCCTCCTCTACCCTGTCAGGCAAAGGAAAGGGGAGACCATAAGCCCATCACTAACCAGGCGTTATTTGAGCTTTGGATCATTCTCAGCAAAGCAGTTACCTTGATGGGGGACATGACAGAATGTGTCGTGTTGCCACTTTATTACGGACACCTACCTTGTTGGTCCACCTTGAAGAAACACAGTTTCTGTGTTACTGTGTCCAGTTTCTGAACACAGCATCACTGTTGGCTGAATTTCTGGTTGAGTGACCCGATACATTTGTACTAGTGAtccaccacccaaataatatctggtcgGCAATGGTCCTATTTTGATCCCTTTTCACTGTTGAATGGCTAAgaggctattggaaaaaaatTGTGTACAGTACCATATTGGTTACATgtatacaattactgactgtaaaGTAACCAAGCCTAAGTGCACTGCATTTATAAACAGCCACAGAcaggtcattttttttcctcaaatccaaacacaaaatccaaaatggagCAGAGAATATTAAGTCATTACCGGAATGAGCCTGAGGTGCTGTCCTTGAAattttgtgtttgtgctgcttgAGTTGATCCAGGGGGGGTTTTAGATGCCTGGAGAGAATATTGCCTCTTAAAACctcctttaaaaacaaaaacaaaacactgcacTAGAAAGGTCAAAATAATTAATACAGCAAATAGTCATTACAGAAATTCACTATGGTTATATTACTTTATGATTACCATAATTTTACTATGATgatttaaagtaaataagttATATACACCGATCCACCCatattctgtactgcttattctacacatAGGGTCGtaaggagcctggagcctatcccaggggatgcGGGGCAAGAGGcagagggacaccctggatggggtgccaacccatcacagggcacaatcacagtaacccattcacacactaaggacGATTTAGAGATACCTATAACACACCAATAGACAATGCATTTAGAGTAGACAGTGCAGTACTATTTTCTATATTACTTAGCAAACAAAACATCcacattttaaataacaaattatgtatgtatatttccaGATCAGGCAGTGAGTGTATTTAATTTCCATACTTTTCCAGACTTTGaccagttattattttttttgtaagggaGAGAACTAAACACGGCACATTTCGTTAAGGAGAATAAGGAAGAGGAGAACCGTTACCAGCTGCTGCCTGTGTGTTGGTCTGAATGACTGGCTGCTTGGGCTGTGTGTGGTTCTGCACTGGCAACACAACACGAGGTGAGGTTGTCACACGCTGCTCCACAATCACTCCTTTGGTTTGCTGGATCACCTGGTCAAATATAAAACTTCAACTCAAATGCATAGCTAGTACCTACAGGCAGAATTAGACAACTGAAAACAATAGCAAAAAATACACATCTCATCGGCAATGCAGGAAACCAAGAGGGAAATGCTATATGTAAACGCCAGCTTTCAAACACtcaaataaaaattgtgtgcatgtgtgtctttgGTGTAAGAAAAATGAGGGGCAACATTCCTGGAGATATTCTTCAATACAAACAAATGCAATAAACAATACAATCCCCAAAATTAGATTAAAAGATGACAAATGACATTTGAAAATGACTGCATCAAGCATGCGATAACAGGAGATGATGGGATACTGGTGGCTTTAAGTGAATTACACTGAAGTGTGGGTGGCAGGAACTAAACCAGAGAATGAAGATAAATTGGACAAAATATCATAAAAATGAGTCACAATTCAACAAAGGGGCTCACTTTCACCATTTCAAATATAACTTTTCAAAACTTGGACAgaagaaaaatatacagtatattagttcACAggagatgaaaatgaaaataattggTAACAGTTCATATGTTTACTGTCCAaagcatatatttatattttgtcatAAAGCAGCTTAACCGAAATCTGGATTTAGATCCACAATGAGAAAAACTCCCCAAAAACACATAAGGAAGAAAcactgagaggaaccagactcaaaacaaaacccatCCATCTGGGTGATactggatagtgggattatacactctctgaacactttattaggaacactatactaatactgggtacaGCCTCCCTTTGCCTCCCTCAGCCTccctcaaaacagcctcaattctccATGGCaaggattccacaagatgttggaaacattcctttgagattctggtccatgttgatatGATTGCATCACTCagtcctgcagatttttcaggtgcactttcatgctgtgaatctcccattctaccacatcccaaatgtgttctattggattcagatccggtgactgagaaggccactgaagaacactgaactcattgtcatgttcatttaaCCAGCTTGAGAGAAATTTTACTTCATTGtgcatcatcatgctggaagtagccattagaagatgggtacaTATTGACCATGAATTGATGCACATGGTcaacaacaatactcaaataggctgtggcattcaagcgatgattgatttgtattaacaggcccaaagtgtgccaagaaaacattccccactgcattacaccacctccaccagcctggactgttaacacaaggcaggttggggccatggattcatgctgtagGTGCCAAATTCTGAGCCTACCATCTGtgacctcagcagaaatcgagattcatcagaccaggctacgctTTTCTACGTGGGTCTTTGCCGGAACCcaatgtggttttctgctgttgttgcccatctgcctcaaggctcaacgtgttgtgcattgtgagatgcttttctgctcaccacagttgtacagagtggttatccgagttactgtatcctttctgtcagctcaaaccagcctggccattctctgttgaTCTTTCTCATCAGCAATGGGCAGTGGTAGATCAGTGGTTAAGTCATTGGACTACTGATAataaggtcatgagttcaaaccccagcaccactaAGCtggcactgttgggcccttgagcaaggcccttaaacctcaactgctcagatgtcgctctggataagggcgtctgccaaataccataaatgtcaaaatgtcagtgtcaacaaggcgtttccaactgccgctcactgatttctctttatttcacaattctgagtaaactctagagactgttgtgtgaaaaacccaggagatcagcagttatagaaatactcaaactagcccgtctgacaccaacaattatgccacggtcaaagtcactgagatcacattttccccccatttggatggttgatgtgaacattactcGAAGCTGCTGTCCcgtatgtgcatgattttatgcattgcactactACCAGATGGCCGATTagataactgtatgaatgttcaggtgttcctaataaaagtgctcagtgagtgtaaatCATTAGAGTACGcagttgtagaagagtaaaggcaAACAGTACTGTGCGAGAAGATGCTCAGTATGATTATGCTATTAAAAAAGGGGTCTTGGGATAACAGTGTCTTTCTGATTTAAGCAGAAGTTCTTAGAAGTTACAAATCTATAGTATTCAGGAGAGGtcatccactgaagcaagggtgagAAACATTGAGAGTAAAGATTGAAACTCTGTTATATATCTGAACATTCTCTGCCAAAACGAGTTTACCATTTGAGGGGGTCTGGCTGGTACACTGCCTCGGACAGGCTGAGAAATGGTAGTGGAAGAAGAACGGCTAAGTTTCTGGGTGCTGCTGCTGATTATGGATGAAGAGGAGGCTTTGGGCTGCTCACACTGCTGGATGAACAGTTGTGAGTTTGGGGTGAGTTGACGCACAGCAGGAAGGCTTCTCTGAAAAAGACAAGAAACCCTCAGACTAAATTCTCTATTCTCCCTATTCTTTGAGATCAAACTCACAAAGATCTTACTTTAAGAAAGGGCACCAGGTACGGTTGTGGGGATGATTTCAGCTCTATGTAAAGTTTTTCAGTGAACTCCTCAGCTTCCAGTCGTCCATCCTGACAAGAAAAAGCAGAACACCTTGAACCTGGTGCATACTAATACAGAAGGAGTAGAACTACAAAAGAATGTGTCTTCACACCAGCAGGTCTTTGACCAGAGCTCGAACATTCTGTGCCATGTCAGGCGAGCGGGTCCCACTCGATGCCAGCTTCATTAGCGTGATCAGAaagtttttacatttctttacattCTCCAACTTCTCCTGTTAAGAACACGAACCACATTGATTTCACAAAGGAATGAAACTTTTGAACAAATTAAGACAGATTACAATGGAATCCCTTTTTTGTTTACCAAGTATACTATAATTAATGCAATTAATCAACATTACAAACATACACTTATTTGAAagatcattatttttattttaaaaattttcagCGGTCATGCATGAAATTCCTggattttcaaaaacatttcaagCACTATATTTTGAATGCTAAATAAGTGCTTTACTTATCACATCTTTGAGTCTTAAAGTAAGTATGAcatatttttgtccttaaaaagCAGGGTTTTTCCAaacaattatattacattattatggagcccctaaagggacatggtggtggaaaaaatttgggatgggaggaaaaaaaaaattcaaagcttTTGCGTTCTCTAGCAAAACTTTTGTGTTCCCCAGAGAAAGTTTTGCGTTCTCTCGCAAAGATAGCCTACCTGTTGTGCTTTCTCGTGAAAGCTGTGTTCGCGCGAGAGACTTCCATGCGGTGGTTCACGCTTGTATCTTCACAGCATCACTTGAGAAATTTTTTCATCGAAACAATGCTCTTTCGCGTAATATCCTTTTCAGGCGTCTTTCACTTATGTCATAACCGTGCCAAGAACTAAGCACAGACtgcatttctttatatttgagtCCAAGTTCAAAAAAAACTCTATGAACCGCTCCATTGTGAACCTACGGAGCTGTCTGAACCACTACCAGCgagaaaataaacaggaagtgtttcaCTGAACTCATAACAGATTTTGCGAGGGAACgcaaaagcttaaaaaaaatatttcctcccatcccaatttttttccaccaccatgtcccCTTAGGGGCTCCATACATTATCAtataaaacaaattttttttttttttaccaataatATAGCTTAACCCATTATATGTGTTATGTTATATGTCTATTTTTAACTTCGATTTGTGAGAAACCTAGTTCCTAACagcatacatttaaaaaatttattcacATTATTAGATGTGAAAGCTAACATAAcataactagagatgcaccgatgtatcggccaataaaggcTATTTTCACGCTCTCGGCCAtcggctgatagtttaaaaacatccgatgatcaggactgattatatcctgtcaatcaaaaggcaggaaaaaaacacatcaatttcatgctgtgtgtaaagaagaggtctcttgtgtggaatgatgacaaaacagCAGTCTGTAAACtttaatctctgcactgataagaTTTTTataccggacgctgcagcagtgaaggcGTTTCAGCTTCGagtctaaaaaattttttattaaagggccagtacactgttgaaagatttaaatgaagatgtgaagatgagTTGATAAAAGtgtatattgcacagaaaaatatatttgtagagtagtatatttcatatccagttaatgttaatatataaagaagtttatattatattaccagtTCAGATGTTCAGTgataaagtagaaatgcttttgtttgtgatgagtgaatgtgagcctaacaggaggtttttataattcagtcaattaattctgttaatatgaattaataacattcaataagttaagaaatcttactttaatcttcagaatttagttaatgtgttaatgttaatttgagtaatgtgttttctgtttattagaccagttactgtgaaacaacttgttaaaatggagagaataacgttttttgcatttctttcagaattgtggaattaatcattattaatttaaaagaaggtataaaaggcagaactatcggtatcggccgagatcactctgaataatcggttatcggtatcagctgagaaatttagtatcgctgcatctctaataataacGATGGAGAAATGACTCACGGCTGTGACGGTGACCGGGGTGGACACTTTGCTGTTGCTGGCTTTGATGGGAATATTCGGGGAGATATTTCGAGGGCCACTGCCAACTGGGTGGATGTTTTGAGTAATTGTTGAAGAAAGTGATGTCTTGCCAAcagactgaataaataaaaaaacattggtTAGTATTTAAATACCCGACATATTAGAGTCTGCATACTAAATGCAGACCGACGCCTACCTTCACTACAGATGTAGAAGCAACATTAGTGCCAGCGATGGTCCTTTGGCTTATGGTCCCTGTTGCAGTGCTTATCGGAGGTTTCTGAGCAGAGGTAGCTTTAATGACAGTGGGCCCTGTGATGGAGCTTGCCTTTAGGCCTGTCCCCAACACTGAGGGGGGTTTAATAATAGTGCTTCCTGTAGTGGTGGCGTTGATTATGGCAGTGCCCATGGTGGAGCTGGGCATCAGAACAGCCTTTCCTGACGAGGAGGCAGGTTTTACTAAGGTGGCGACCGTTGCAGATGAAGATGGGAGAGAGACTCTGATGATAGACGTGGCTGTTGGCTGTGAATAAGATtactttgttttattgtatgccATAGATTTCATTTATGTAACAAAATACATGCTGTTTTGTACATCTCATGCTACTTTAATAgataattaacaaaaataaatatagaagaTACAAAAGATACCTGGGAGGCTTGTGGTCTTACAGTTGTAGTGACATTGGATGATTTTTGCACTAAGCCCTGAGCCTGTGCTTGAGCCAAAGCCTGCTGGGAAACCAACATTAACTGCCCACTGTCACTGCGTATTAAAACCATACCTAGACAAAcacgcaaacaaacaaacaaaggcaagATGAAGCACTTGCCAAAAGACACATTAGAGACACCCTTAAGGCAACACTACCTGCAACCTCATCACAAACCTTGTGGGATCTGGAAGTTGGCAGGTAGATGGAGAGATGTAGTCTGAGGGCTCCGTGGCACTGTTGCATTCTGCGGCAAAGTCGATGACCTCGGCAAAGTCATGATCGCTGCTCGGAGCGGAGCTTGGGTCACTGCTGGAGGTCTGACCTGGTTAGACATCACAGTGAGTCCTCCAGGATGTGAAGCTGAGATCTGTCCACTAGCCGCAGCTGCTGTAATAGCTGCTGACACCACTCTCGCCCCCACCACCAGTGGCGTGGAAGATCTGACAGACGCAGCAGAGCTCACTATGACTTTTGATGGTGGAGCCATGGAGGCAGATGTTACAGTGGAGGTCACAGGTGTAGCAGGGTTGGGGAGCATGTTGGAGGAAAGAGCGTCAGCTTTAGTAGGATCCTTTTTAAGTGCCTCAGATGGCTGTGATGCCTGAGTTTTACTTTCCTCTGGAGGTACTGACTCTTTGGCTGAAGTGTGGGACGCGCTGGTGGCTTCAGGTGCATTGTGTTTATCTGATACCTGAGTGCATGGTGCTGGTGGAGTGGCTCCTGTTTCTGGAGATTCGCGCGCTTTTTCTGCCGAATCATCTATTTTACTGAAGTCGTTTGCGCTTTCGCTTTCAGACATGACAGAAATGTAGAACACAAACAGCGTCATGCCATGTCAATATAACGCCTCGTTCATATCAGTGTGAACTGATTCCCGGTCATTATCGTCCTCAGTGCGGAATTTAAACAAATCCCGCCTCTTCAATTAGCTGAGCTCTGAATCCTGAACCCTTTTCAACAATCAGCTGATATTTAGCATCAAAGCAATAGCTACatacggaagccctaagtggccacgtattattatttttttcctgatgcTTTCTCGTGATTTCGACTTAACAAAAGttattttctcgtgatcacaatttaattttctttattaagtttttttttctgttgttttctcgtgagcTCGACTTAGTTTTCCTGTGTACTGGACatccatcgtcccgaagtcaatggggtttttgaaagggttttttggttaaatgcctgaaatatggtctgtggttaacacaagctcaagatatgttcGCGTTTTATACTACGACATAAATTACATCAGTAAGGTCacacagaatttaaaaaaaaaaaaaaaaaaaaaaaaaaaaaaagaggcttttACGTGTCTTAAAAAAGATTGTTGCTGGCTAAATGTTACTAGGGAGGTTGTTGGAGGAAATtaacgccgaacaggaaaactcttcTAGTACAGCCTCGCTGTGTTTATACTCGCACGCTTACAaatcaaactttccaacttgtagatgtATCAacttatagtattttccaattatattgttttttatataaagattgaaagagttgtcggaagcgcaatggtggtgacgttgaagtcatgtgaccgtggtgtagttcgttcaTAGCCTAACATTaactttttacttctggcgagtGTATAGGCTTCAAAATCGTGTGAATCCTCTCTTAATGAACGGAaaatgtaagaatcataaacttttgtttgtcacattgtttattttctgcaaaagcccatggaaaaatcctattgatTTTTTGtggagggaaccagggtgatgctaacttcccgggtggcctacaaaaatatatCATCCCTGCAGGActgacgacttccacattagaGTCCCACACTTGAGAAGGGggacatccctctctcttaatgtgagataaagtccatctctacagcggggaattattacatttatgatggcgaagATGCCAAAGTGCATGTAACACCAGGCCCATTCACAAAGAGGCAGATTTTCTCGGGGTAAAATTACatcgtgagaaaacagcttttggttatttcaagatcacaagaaaatgACTATTTGTTTGACTatatgtcgagatcacaagaaaatggaaaataaatattattaatacatgGCTGCTTAGGGCTTTTAGCGGCGTGTAAGTTAGAGAGTCATAATGAAACAATACGTTACAATATCTTGACCATAGGTTCTATGTGCACTAAATACAATGGTCATGATATACACTCAcaggccactttaataggaacacatgtacacctgctcaCTTAAgtagttatccaatcagccaatcatttaGCAGCAGCACACTGCATagaatcatgcagatgcaggtcaagcgcttcagttaatgttcacatcaaacattagaatgaggaaaaagtctgatctctgttattttaaccgtggcatggttgttggtgccagatgggctagttTGAGTTTTTCATAAATTAGTGATCaagtgggattttcacacacaacagtctttagagtttGAACAGAATGGTgcgacaaacaaaaacactgagtgagtgatAGTTCTATGGGTGCAAACgtcttgttgataagagaggtcaaaggaaaatggaaggatattcatccatccatatgtccatttttccataccgcttttcctacacggggtcacaggggagcctggaacctatcccagggaactcagggcacaaggtgggggacaccctggatggattgccaactcattgcagggcacaatcacacacatattctagacaatttggaaatgccaatcagcctacagcacatgtctctggacagggggaggaaaccagagtgcccagaggaaacccccgaagcacaaggagaacatgcaagctccacacacagggcagatgccggattcgaacccccatccccggaggtgcaagcaaatgtactaaccactaagccataataaacactctttacaaccataaaaaaatatttgcatattcctttattttgtgcttttgtatgtgtgcagtgatgTCTGGTAATAACATAATCTGATAAAACTGTTAAGATAACTGTCTGGGAATAGTAACAGTACAGAGACCTGGATAAGAGTTGCTTTTGATTTGACTTCTTTTGATGATACTGGTGGACATGAATCTGGTAAACCAagtaaaaaagttttaaaacaaaCCTTTGCCTTGGTATAATCTTATGTGGCAGAtctatttgaatttttttgcgTTTTAACACTGAAAAGTTGATTATTGTATATACCCgttgtacagtcatgtgaaaaaataagtacaccccatggacgTTGTTGGCTTttattgacatatttggactagcaaacatttgatcctctttgaaacagtgcatatttataaagttgatacactctgaatcatatcaaagagtgcttgaagataatgtgaggccatctgtctgaaagttgaagttgaaccgaaagtggacctttcaacaggataatgttCCTAAGCAcatgagcaaatccaccaaggaatggctaaaaaagaagaaatggagggttatggaatggcctcgtcaaagcccagatttgaatcccattgaaatatcgtgaaaaccctcaaacatcttgcaactgaaagaatattgcatggaagagtagtCAAAAATTcgagcaagcctggtggacaattatgcaaaatgctaaAGGGggaaatactagcttctgaggccacgGGTGTagttactttttccacagaagtttatcacatctattgacatttctgttgaataaattattgaaaaagctacttttcattgtggttttgttcaagtatatcaacttcaatAATAgatactgtttcaaagaggctcaaatgtttgcttgtccagatatgtcaaaaaagccaacaatttccacgggatgtatttattttttcatatgaccATATATACTTGAAAGGCTGTAACCTGTCCTTtagaaaaaagataattttcCACTAGTCCAGTGGTTCCTGTTTAATTTGAATGACTGTAGTCAGGACCCCGCTTCGAACGTGCTTGATCTCTCTCCGTAGAACATACTCGCTGAACTGAGATGAGTCCACACCACCTCCACATGAAGCAA
This genomic interval carries:
- the taf4b gene encoding transcription initiation factor TFIID subunit 4 — translated: MVLIRSDSGQLMLVSQQALAQAQAQGLVQKSSNVTTTVRPQASQPTATSIIRVSLPSSSATVATLVKPASSSGKAVLMPSSTMGTAIINATTTGSTIIKPPSVLGTGLKASSITGPTVIKATSAQKPPISTATGTISQRTIAGTNVASTSVVKVGVVGSGPRNISPNIPIKASNSKVSTPVTVTAEKLENVKKCKNFLITLMKLASSGTRSPDMAQNVRALVKDLLDGRLEAEEFTEKLYIELKSSPQPYLVPFLKRSLPAVRQLTPNSQLFIQQCEQPKASSSSIISSSTQKLSRSSSTTISQPVRGSVPARPPQMVIQQTKGVIVEQRVTTSPRVVLPVQNHTQPKQPVIQTNTQAAAGGFKRQYSLQASKTPPGSTQAAQTQNFKDSTSGSFRDDDDLNDVASMAGVNVNEENARILASSSELVGTVVHSCRDEPFLQTTALQQRVLHIGNSLGVAEVNPDVLGLLSHATQERLRDLLEKLTVIAHHHNISYRDDWRNIQTSDTRSQLKFLEQLEKVEKQRREEEERETLLRFAKSRSSIDDPEQLRLKQRAKEMQQLDLAQMEHRDANLAALAALGPRKRKPLESWGSGTNKVLGLRAQRTAQRVPTRVTFRDLIFCMEQDRALRRSLTLYHAFLR